DNA from Nocardioides seonyuensis:
GCCCCGATCGCCACCATCCGCTCGACCACGAGGCGGGCCGTGTCGGCGGACCCCGGTTGCAGCCCGTGGTCAACGGTGACCCCGACGATCCGCTGGCCCAGCTTGTGTCCCTCGAAGACGGCGGCCGAGAGCAGGGCTGTCGAGTCGGCTCCGCCGCTGCACGCGACCACCACGACCGCGCCGGGACCGTGAGTGGCCAGCACCCGCCGCACACCGAGGCGCACGGCGGCGACGGAGGGGTGGAGGGTCACAGGACGCGGGCGATCCAGGCGTCCGGGTCGAGGATCTCGGCCCTGCTCGGCAGGGTGTCGGGTCCCGACCAGACGGTGTTGAACTCGGTCATGCCGACCTTGTCGACGACGTGGCGCACGAACACCGCACCCTCGCGGTACTGGGCCATCTTGGCGTCGAGGCCGAGCAGCCGCCGCAGGATGCGGTCGAGCGTGCCGACACCGCCTCGGCGCTGGTTGAAGCTGGCGCGGATGGACTCGACGCTCGGGATCACCGACGGGCCCACGCCGTCCATGACGACGTCGGCGTGACCCTCGAGCAACGACATGACGCCGGTGACCCGGTCGAGGACCTCGCGCTGCTCGGGGCTGGAGAGGATCTCGACGATGCTCGTGTCTCCCCGGATGATCTCGCCGATCTTGCGGGGACCCTCCTCCAGGAACGCGCGCGGCTCGATCGCGTCGGCCATCGACTGCATCAGGTCGGTGAGGTGGCCGCGCAGCCACGGGTTGGCGGTGAACTGCACGCGGTGGGTCTCCTCGTGCAGGCAGACCCAGAGCCGGAAGTCGTGGGGATCGGCGGAGATCTCCCGCTGGACGTGGACGACGTTGGGAGCCACGAGCAGCAGCCGTCCGGCAGGGTCGTGGAAGGGGTCGAACTGCCCCAGCACCTTGCTGCCGAGGAACCCCAGCAGGAAGCCGATCTCGGCGCCTGTGACGCGTGAGCCGATGGCGCTGGAGAGGCCCTGCGGGACCCCCTTGCGCGCAGCGAGCTTCTCGATGATCGGCTCGAGGATCCGGGCGAAGCCGTCTGCGTTGGCCTGCACCCAGCCCGCGCGGTCTACGACGAGCACGGGTGCGGTGTCCTCGGGGGCGACCAGCCCGGTGAAGTCGCGCACGAGCCCCGTCGACCGAGCCGCGCCCTCGCGGAGCTCGGCGACCACGGCGGCCGCCTCGGCGCTGGTCGTGTCGGGGCCGTCACCGGCGATGCGGGAGGCGAGCGACACGGCGAAGTCCCAGTCGACCATCTTCGTCATTGAGCCAACCTAGCCCGGGGGCCCTATCCGGAGGCGGCGCAGCGGCAGGCGGCGAGCGCGGCAGCGGCCTGGTCGATCGCCTCCTGGGCGTCGAGGCCGTCGGCCTCGGCGACCTTGTCGGCCGCGACCACGAAGGCCATCACCACCCCGTCGCGCCCGGTGGCCAGCCCGGCGAGCGCGTGCACGCCGGTGAGGGTGCCGGTCTTGGCGCGCACCACGCCCCGCGCGGCCTTCGGCCCCTCGTCGAACCGGTAGGTCAGCGAGCCGGTGAAGGCCGCGACCGGTAGGCCGGTCACAGCGCTGCGGAGCGGCCCACCCTCGCTGCCGGCCACCCGGCGGAGCACGGCGAGGACGGTCGCGGCGGACACGCGGTTCTGGCGCGACAGCCCGGAGCCGTCGTACAGCCGCAGCCCGGACGTGTCGATGCCCCAGCCCTGCAGGGTGGTCCCGACCCCGGCCGCACCGGCCGCGAACGAGCCGGTGCCCGAGGTGGCGAGCCCGACGTGGTGACCGAGGACCTCGGCACCCTCGTTGTCGCTGACGTCGAGGACGCGCTCGGCGATGTCACCGAGCCTGGCGCTCTCCACCGCGGCGAGCTCGGCGGCGTCGGGGGGTACGACGACGCGCGCCACCTTGCCGCGAACCTTCATGCCGGCCTGGGCGAGACCGTCGGCGAACGCGCGGGCCGCCTGCAGGGACGGGTCGTCGGCGCGTGCGTAGCCGTCGGCCTCGCGACCCCCGTCGACCATCAGGGCCGTGATCGGGCTGACGATGTCGTCGGGGACGTAGTCGGAGCGCCACCCGGCACTCGCGGTCGGGCCGGTGAAGAGGCCGTCGTCGTAGCTCACCCGCACCCGGCCGCTGCCGCCGAGGGCCTCGGCGGCCTCGCGCGCCAGAGTGACGACGTCGACGCGGGGCGGGAAGGCCGTGGCCGCTCCGTCCGGGGTGAGGGGCTTGCTGGCCAGGTAGGGGTCGCCCCCACCCACGAGCACGACCTCGCGCGGCGAGGTGCCGCTCACCACGCGCGTGGTGAAGCGCGCCTCGGGGCCGAGGTGCTCGAGCGCCGCGGCCACGGTGAGCAGCTTGGTGGTCGAGGCCGGCAGATAGGTGTCGGGCTTCTCGACCGACGTCCACTCGCTGCCGAAGGTCAGGTCGCCCACGGCGGCCACGACGTGCTTCCCGAGGTCGGGGTCGTCGAGCAGGGGCCCCAGCGCGGCCGCGACCGCCACCGGGTCGATGCGCCCGGTCGTGGGGAGGGCTGGG
Protein-coding regions in this window:
- a CDS encoding zinc-dependent metalloprotease, giving the protein MVDWDFAVSLASRIAGDGPDTTSAEAAAVVAELREGAARSTGLVRDFTGLVAPEDTAPVLVVDRAGWVQANADGFARILEPIIEKLAARKGVPQGLSSAIGSRVTGAEIGFLLGFLGSKVLGQFDPFHDPAGRLLLVAPNVVHVQREISADPHDFRLWVCLHEETHRVQFTANPWLRGHLTDLMQSMADAIEPRAFLEEGPRKIGEIIRGDTSIVEILSSPEQREVLDRVTGVMSLLEGHADVVMDGVGPSVIPSVESIRASFNQRRGGVGTLDRILRRLLGLDAKMAQYREGAVFVRHVVDKVGMTEFNTVWSGPDTLPSRAEILDPDAWIARVL
- the dacB gene encoding D-alanyl-D-alanine carboxypeptidase/D-alanyl-D-alanine endopeptidase, whose translation is MRGDVRHYTGPGRVAHWLPVLLVLALLGGSVAAYRYDLGPRYLPWLSADPETEPAAVAPPPGLDLPEWTAPVIAPALPTTGRIDPVAVAAALGPLLDDPDLGKHVVAAVGDLTFGSEWTSVEKPDTYLPASTTKLLTVAAALEHLGPEARFTTRVVSGTSPREVVLVGGGDPYLASKPLTPDGAATAFPPRVDVVTLAREAAEALGGSGRVRVSYDDGLFTGPTASAGWRSDYVPDDIVSPITALMVDGGREADGYARADDPSLQAARAFADGLAQAGMKVRGKVARVVVPPDAAELAAVESARLGDIAERVLDVSDNEGAEVLGHHVGLATSGTGSFAAGAAGVGTTLQGWGIDTSGLRLYDGSGLSRQNRVSAATVLAVLRRVAGSEGGPLRSAVTGLPVAAFTGSLTYRFDEGPKAARGVVRAKTGTLTGVHALAGLATGRDGVVMAFVVAADKVAEADGLDAQEAIDQAAAALAACRCAASG